In Piliocolobus tephrosceles isolate RC106 chromosome 5, ASM277652v3, whole genome shotgun sequence, a single genomic region encodes these proteins:
- the H1-2 gene encoding histone H1.2, with amino-acid sequence MSETAPVAPAAAPPAEKIPVKKKAAKKSGGPPRKASGPPVSELITKAVAASKERSGVSLAALKKALAAAGYDVEKNNSRIKLGLKSLVSKGTLVQTKGTGASGSFKLNKKAASGEAKPKVKKVGAAKPKKPVGAAKKPRKATGGATPKKSAKKTPKKAKKPAAATVTKKVAKSPKKAKVAKPKKAAKSAAKSVKPKAAKPKVVKPKKAAPKKK; translated from the coding sequence ATGTCCGAGACTGCTCCTGTCGCTCCCGCTGCCGCGCCTCCGGCGGAGAAAATCCCCGTAAAGAAGAAGGCGGCCAAGAAATCTGGGGGGCCGCCTCGTAAGGCATCCGGTCCCCCGGTGTCAGAGCTCATCACCAAAGCAGTGGCAGCCTCTAAAGAGCGCAGCGGGGTTTCTCTGGCTGCTTTGAAAAAAGCGTTGGCTGCTGCTGGCTATGATGTGGAGAAAAACAACAGCCGAATCAAACTTGGTCTCAAGAGCCTGGTGAGCAAGGGCACTCTGGTGCAGACGAAGGGCACCGGTGCTTCTGGATCCTTCAAACTCAACAAGAAGGCAGCCTCTGGTGAAGCCAAGCCCAAGGTTAAGAAGGTGGGCGCAGCCAAGCCTAAGAAGCCGGTTGGGGCAGCCAAGAAGCCTAGGAAGGCGACTGGCGGAGCCACCCCGAAGAAGAGCGCTAAGAAAACACCGAAGAAGGCGAAGAAGCCGGCCGCGGCCACTGTCACTAAGAAAGTGGCCAAGAGCCCAAAGAAGGCCAAGGTTGCGAAGCCCAAGAAAGCTGCCAAAAGTGCTGCTAAGTCTGTAAAGCCCAAGGCCGCCAAGCCCAAGGTTGTCAAGCCTAAGAAGGCGGCACCCAAGAAGAAATAG
- the LOC111541079 gene encoding histone H2B type 1-B has protein sequence MPEPSKSAPAPKKGSKKAITKAQKKDGKKRKRSRKESYSIYVYKVLKQVHPDTGISSKAMGIMNSFVNDIFERIAGEASRLAHYNKRSTITSREIQTAVRLLLPGELAKHAVSEGTKAVTKYTSSK, from the coding sequence ATGCCTGAACCCTCTAAGTCTGCTCCTGCCCCTAAAAAGGGCTCTAAGAAGGCCATCACTAAGGCGCAGAAGAAGGATGGTAAGAAGCGTAAGCGCAGCCGAAAGGAGAGCTATTCCATCTATGTGTACAAGGTTCTGAAGCAGGTCCACCCCGACACCGGCATCTCCTCCAAGGCCATGGGGATCATGAATTCCTTCGTCAACGACATCTTCGAGCGCATCGCGGGCGAGGCTTCCCGCCTGGCGCACTACAACAAGCGCTCGACCATCACCTCCAGGGAGATCCAGACGGCTGTGCGCCTGCTGCTGCCCGGGGAACTGGCTAAGCATGCTGTGTCCGAGGGCACTAAGGCTGTTACCAAGTACACTAGCTCCAAATAA
- the LOC111541072 gene encoding histone H2A type 1-B/E, protein MSGRGKQGGKARAKAKTRSSRAGLQFPVGRVHRLLRKGNYSERVGAGAPVYLAAVLEYLTAEILELAGNAARDNKKTRIIPRHLQLAIRNDEELNKLLGRVTIAQGGVLPNIQAVLLPKKTESHHKAKGK, encoded by the coding sequence ATGTCTGGTCGCGGCAAACAAGGCGGCAAAGCCCGCGCCAAGGCTAAGACTCGTTCTTCTCGTGCAGGTCTGCAGTTCCCCGTGGGCCGGGTGCACCGCTTGCTCCGCAAAGGCAACTACTCGGAGCGCGTCGGAGCTGGCGCGCCAGTGTATCTGGCGGCGGTGCTTGAGTACCTGACCGCCGAGATCCTGGAGCTGGCGGGCAATGCGGCCCGCGACAACAAGAAGACCCGCATCATCCCGCGCCACCTGCAGTTAGCCATCCGCAACGACGAGGAGCTTAATAAGCTCTTGGGGCGTGTGACCATCGCTCAGGGCGGCGTTCTGCCTAATATTCAGGCGGTACTGCTGCCTAAGAAGACTGAGAGTCATCATAAGGCCAAGGGAAAGTGA
- the LOC111541082 gene encoding histone H4 has protein sequence MSGRGKGGKGLGKGGAKRHRKVLRDNIQGITKPAIRRLARRGGVKRISGLIYEETRGVLKVFLENVIRDAVTYTEHAKRKTVTAMDVVYALKRQGRTLYGFGG, from the coding sequence ATGTCTGGACGTGGTAAGGGCGGGAAGGGTTTGGGTAAGGGGGGTGCCAAGCGCCACCGCAAGGTGTTGCGCGACAACATCCAGGGCATCACCAAGCCGGCCATCCGGCGTCTGGCCCGGCGTGGCGGTGTCAAGAGGATCTCTGGTCTGATCTACGAGGAGACTCGCGGGGTGCTCAAGGTGTTCTTGGAGAACGTGATTCGTGACGCTGTCACCTATACGGAGCACGCCAAGCGCAAGACGGTCACTGCTATGGACGTGGTCTACGCGCTCAAGCGCCAGGGACGCACCCTTTATGGCTTTGGCGGCTAA
- the LOC111541027 gene encoding histone H3.1, which produces MARTKQTARKSTGGKAPRKQLATKAARKSAPATGGVKKPHRYRPGTVALREIRRYQKSTELLIRKLPFQRLVREIAQDFKTDLRFQSSAVMALQEACEAYLVGLFEDTNLCAIHAKRVTIMPKDIQLARRIRGERA; this is translated from the coding sequence ATGGCTCGTACTAAGCAAACTGCTCGGAAATCTACTGGTGGCAAGGCTCCACGCAAACAGTTGGCCACTAAGGCAGCCCGCAAGAGTGCTCCGGCAACCGGCGGTGTGAAAAAGCCCCACCGCTACCGGCCCGGCACTGTGGCTCTGCGCGAGATCCGCCGTTATCAGAAGTCCACCGAGCTGCTGATTCGTAAACTACCTTTCCAGCGCCTGGTGCGCGAGATTGCGCAGGACTTTAAAACAGACCTGCGTTTCCAGAGCTCTGCTGTGATGGCTCTGCAGGAGGCGTGCGAGGCCTACTTAGTTGGGCTGTTTGAGGACACTAACCTGTGCGCCATCCACGCCAAGCGCGTCACTATCATGCCCAAGGACATCCAGCTCGCTCGCCGCATCCGCGGAGAGCGGGCGTGA
- the H1-1 gene encoding histone H1.1, with the protein MSETAPPAPAASAAPEKPSASKKAKKPAKAAVASKKKPAGPSVSELIVQAASSSKERGGVSLAALKKALAAAGYDVEKNNSRIKLGIKSLVSKGTLVQTKGTGASGSFKLNKKASFVETKPGASKVAAKSKATGASIKLKKATGVSKKNVKTPKNAKKPAATRKSSKSPKKPKAVKPKKVAKSPAKTKAIKPKAAKAKVTKPKTAKPNKAAPKKK; encoded by the coding sequence ATGTCCGAAACGGCGCCTCCCGCTCCCGCCGCTTCTGCTGCTCCTGAGAAACCTTCAGCTAGCAAGAAGGCAAAGAAACCTGCTAAAGCTGCAGTGGCCTCTAAGAAAAAGCCCGCTGGCCCTTCCGTGTCAGAGCTGATCGTGCAGGCTGCTTCCTCCTCCAAGGAGCGTGGTGGTGTGTCGTTGGCTGCTCTTAAAAAGGCGCTGGCGGCCGCGGGCTACGATGTGGAGAAGAACAACAGCCGCATTAAGCTGGGTATTAAGAGCCTGGTAAGCAAGGGAACGTTGGTGCAGACGAAGGGCACCGGCGCCTCGGGTTCCTTCAAACTCAACAAGAAGGCGTCCTTCGTGGAAACCAAGCCCGGCGCTTCAAAGGTGGCTGCAAAAAGCAAGGCAACGGGTGCATCTATAAAGCTCAAAAAGGCCACGGGGGTTAGCAAAAAGAACGTCAAGACTCCGAAAAATGCTAAAAAGCCTGCGGCAACAAGGAAATCCTCTAAGAGTCCCAAAAAACCCAAAGCTGTAAAACCCAAGAAAGTAGCTAAAAGCCCTGCTAAAACTAAGGCTATAAAACCCAAGGCGGCCAAGGCTAAGGTGACGAAGCCAAAGACTGCCAAACCCAACAAAGCGGCACCCAAGAAAAAGTAA